One Candidatus Nanopelagicales bacterium genomic window carries:
- a CDS encoding fibronectin type III domain-containing protein yields MPSTDQNFDGISNVNSVLPPDTNGDVGPDHYVQIVNLSFAVYSKTGTLLGGPWSNNALWTGFSVSDCADYNNGDPIVNYDQAADRWVISQFAVDGSTMYECLAVSTGSDPLGTYELYAFDYGTDFPDYPKVGVWPDGYYVTYNMFDAAGTTFLGVKTCALERAKMLAGLAATQQCFDSPTEWSLLPSDLDGSTPPPDGSPNFVLGEHWSDNDKLTMYKFSVDWDTPGNTTFEGPTEIVVDPFTWACVSVTRGRCIPQPGTSVKLESLGGKTMYRLAYRNFGTHESLVVNHTVPMDGDPGLTTQTGVGWYEIRDPDAVTPTVYQDGVFSPDSTNYRWMGSIAMDGDGNIALGYSKSNGTTTYPSIYYAGRLDGDPLDTLPQTEVAIIDGTGSQTHSAARWGDYSAMQVDPEDDCTFWYTNEYLATTGSAPWRTRIGSFKFPSCDPLDPALTPTFDAPTSTADGFTAQVSNYDADYTWGASATSGAAAINGTGLVTVTGLAPGASSTATITTNRTGYTEGTADVTGTASTGAALTPTFDAPTSTANGFTAQVSNYDADYTWGASATSGAAAINGTGLVTVTGLAPGASSTATITTNRTGYAEGTADVEGTALAAGLTPTFDAPTSTADGFTVQVSNYDADYTWGASATSGAAAINGTGLVTVTGLAPGASSTATITTNRTGYAEGTADVTGTATPGPPGAPTGVRGVPGDKKATVSWSAPASTGGSAITGYRVQRRTGSGAWSTVVGDTGTTARSRVVTGLTNGTSYSFRVAAINAVGVGSYSSASSSVTPRGKPGKPGKPKVTPKRHGKAHIHWVRSAANGATVTYQIWKATKKGNWGRKIATTSGHKWTGRVPGAKKRAKLGKPLFFLIRPHNSAGYGTESKQTKAWMK; encoded by the coding sequence ATGCCATCAACGGACCAGAACTTCGACGGCATCAGCAATGTCAACAGCGTCCTGCCGCCGGACACCAACGGAGATGTGGGCCCTGATCACTACGTGCAGATCGTCAACCTGTCCTTCGCCGTCTACAGCAAGACCGGGACGCTGCTCGGGGGGCCGTGGAGCAACAACGCGCTGTGGACAGGGTTCAGCGTCAGCGACTGCGCGGACTACAACAATGGAGACCCGATCGTCAACTACGACCAAGCTGCGGACCGCTGGGTGATATCGCAGTTCGCGGTCGACGGCTCAACGATGTACGAGTGCCTGGCAGTGTCCACTGGCAGCGACCCGCTTGGAACGTACGAGCTCTACGCGTTCGACTACGGCACCGACTTTCCCGACTACCCCAAGGTCGGCGTGTGGCCAGATGGCTACTACGTGACCTACAACATGTTCGATGCCGCTGGCACAACCTTCCTTGGGGTTAAGACGTGCGCGCTGGAGCGGGCGAAGATGCTGGCCGGGCTGGCCGCCACCCAGCAGTGCTTCGACTCCCCAACGGAGTGGTCCCTGCTGCCTTCTGACCTGGACGGGTCAACGCCACCGCCGGACGGTTCGCCGAACTTCGTGTTGGGCGAACACTGGTCCGACAACGACAAGCTGACCATGTACAAGTTCTCCGTCGACTGGGACACACCCGGCAACACCACGTTCGAAGGGCCGACCGAGATCGTCGTGGATCCGTTCACGTGGGCCTGTGTCAGCGTCACCAGGGGCAGGTGCATCCCCCAACCTGGCACGAGCGTGAAGCTGGAGTCCCTCGGCGGCAAAACGATGTACCGGTTGGCCTACCGGAACTTCGGCACGCACGAGTCCCTGGTCGTCAACCACACGGTGCCCATGGACGGCGACCCCGGCTTGACCACGCAGACCGGCGTCGGCTGGTACGAGATCCGCGACCCCGATGCCGTGACGCCCACGGTGTACCAGGACGGCGTCTTCAGCCCGGATTCCACCAACTACAGGTGGATGGGGTCCATCGCGATGGACGGCGACGGCAACATCGCCCTTGGCTACAGCAAATCCAACGGCACTACGACATATCCGTCGATCTACTACGCTGGCAGGCTCGATGGCGATCCTTTGGACACGCTGCCCCAAACAGAAGTCGCGATCATCGACGGCACCGGGTCGCAGACGCATAGCGCCGCACGCTGGGGCGACTACTCCGCTATGCAGGTCGATCCGGAGGACGACTGCACGTTCTGGTACACCAATGAGTACCTTGCCACGACCGGGTCAGCACCTTGGCGCACCAGGATCGGCAGCTTCAAGTTCCCCAGCTGCGATCCCCTAGATCCGGCGCTGACGCCGACGTTCGACGCCCCGACCTCCACGGCGGACGGGTTCACCGCGCAGGTGTCGAACTACGACGCTGACTACACCTGGGGCGCCAGCGCAACCAGTGGTGCCGCCGCCATCAACGGCACTGGCCTGGTCACCGTCACCGGACTGGCTCCCGGGGCCAGCTCCACAGCCACCATCACAACCAACCGCACCGGCTACACCGAAGGCACCGCCGACGTGACCGGCACCGCCTCAACCGGCGCAGCCCTGACGCCGACGTTCGACGCCCCGACCTCCACGGCGAACGGGTTCACCGCGCAGGTGTCGAACTACGACGCTGACTACACCTGGGGCGCCAGCGCCACCAGTGGTGCCGCCGCCATCAACGGCACGGGCCTGGTCACAGTCACCGGACTAGCTCCCGGGGCCAGCTCCACGGCCACGATTACAACCAACCGCACCGGCTACGCCGAAGGCACCGCTGACGTCGAGGGGACAGCCCTTGCCGCGGGGCTGACGCCGACGTTCGACGCCCCGACCTCCACTGCGGACGGGTTCACCGTTCAAGTGTCGAACTACGACGCTGACTACACCTGGGGCGCCAGCGCCACCAGTGGTGCCGCCGCCATCAACGGCACCGGCCTGGTCACAGTCACCGGACTAGCTCCCGGGGCCAGCTCCACAGCCACCATCACAACCAACCGCACCGGATACGCCGAAGGCACCGCCGACGTGACCGGCACCGCCACTCCCGGGCCTCCGGGTGCGCCGACGGGGGTCCGTGGTGTACCGGGAGACAAGAAGGCCACCGTGTCGTGGAGCGCGCCAGCATCCACCGGAGGTTCCGCGATCACCGGGTACCGCGTTCAGCGCAGGACCGGATCCGGTGCCTGGTCAACCGTGGTCGGCGACACAGGAACAACGGCGAGGTCGCGGGTGGTCACGGGACTGACCAATGGGACGTCGTACAGCTTCCGAGTCGCGGCCATCAACGCGGTTGGCGTGGGAAGCTACTCGTCAGCGTCGTCGTCGGTAACCCCGCGTGGAAAGCCCGGGAAGCCTGGAAAACCTAAGGTCACGCCCAAGCGCCACGGCAAGGCGCACATCCACTGGGTGAGGTCAGCCGCGAACGGCGCCACCGTGACGTACCAGATCTGGAAAGCCACGAAGAAGGGCAACTGGGGCCGGAAGATAGCCACAACATCCGGCCACAAGTGGACAGGCCGTGTCCCGGGGGCGAAGAAACGAGCCAAGCTCGGTAAGCCGCTGTTCTTCCTGATCCGCCCCCACAATTCAGCCGGATACGGCACGGAAAGCAAACAGACCAAGGCCTGGATGAAGTAG